In Corylus avellana chromosome ca2, CavTom2PMs-1.0, the following proteins share a genomic window:
- the LOC132172407 gene encoding L-type lectin-domain containing receptor kinase IX.1-like, which translates to MATIFYSLFKLQVLLFLPFLLPSAISVSFQISRFESKASNILYQGEAAPSDGAIEMFSPYYYTRVGRATYVERVPLWDSSSGNISDFTTHFSFIIDTLGSHTYSDGLAFFLAPVGFDIPPNSVGGYLGLFNSTTSNSSQNQIVLVEFDSYANPDWDPPVEHVGINSNSIASAVFTPWNASFHSGDTAHVWITYNASTKNLSVSWSYKRTSSSQENTSLSYPIDLSKVLPEYVTIGFSAAFGVEKHTLLSWEFNSSLDIKGTSGKKEKNTRLIMGLAASGSVLIVGSIIAFAIIFWRHKQKRRETAETMNFTSMNNDLQRGMGPRRFSYNELASATHNFSKERKLGEGGFGAVYKGYLTDNLDMPIAVKKISRGSKQGKKEYITEVKIISRLRHRNLLQLIGWSHDNKGEFLLVYEFMPNGSLDAHLFGKTSPLPWVMRYKISLGLAYALLYLHEEWEQCVVHRDIKSSNVMLDSSFIVKLGDFGLARLMDHEVGPQTTRLAGTLGYMAPEYISTGRASKESDVYSFGVVALEIATGKRSGYPIENDSDIGLVQWIWNLYGRGDLLLAVDEKMQNEFDEKQVECLMIVGLWCAYPDRCLRPSIRQAIHVLNFDTTTPNLPIQMPVPLYLPIPLVSSGEPLITTSLEEGR; encoded by the coding sequence ATGGCCACCATTTTCTACAGCTTATTCAAGCTACAGGTACTCttgtttttgccttttcttcttccctctgcAATTTCAGTTTCTTTCCAAATATCTCGCTTTGAATCCAAGGCGTCCAACATACTCTATCAAGGAGAGGCTGCACCTTCTGATGGAGCCATTGAGATGTTCTCACCCTATTATTATACCCGTGTTGGCCGGGCCACCTATGTGGAGAGGGTGCCACTCTGGGACTCCAGCTCTGGAAACATCTCCGACTTCACAACACATTTCTCCTTCATCATTGACACCCTAGGCAGCCATACTTATAGTGATGGGCTTGCATTCTTCCTTGCTCCTGTTGGGTTTGATATCCCACCGAATTCAGTTGGTGGCTATCTTGGCCTATTCAACTCCACAACCTCGAATTCATCTCAGAACCAAATTGTTCTTGTGGAGTTCGATTCTTACGCTAACCCGGACTGGGATCCTCCAGTTGAGCATGTGGGGATTAACAGCAACTCAATTGCTTCCGCCGTTTTCACACCTTGGAATGCCAGCTTCCACAGTGGAGACACTGCTCATGTATGGATCACCTACAATGCTTCTACCAAGAATTTGAGCGTCTCTTGGTCCTACAAAAGGACTTCTAGTTCTCAGGAGAATACTAGTCTTTCCTACCCCATTGATCTCTCCAAGGTTCTGCCCGAGTATGTCACAATTGGATTTTCAGCTGCATTTGGTGTTGAAAAACATACGCTTCTGTCATGGGAATTCAACTCAAGCTTGGATATAAAAGGGACAagtggaaagaaagaaaaaaatacaagattAATCATGGGTCTCGCAGCTTCTGGTAGTGTTTTGATAGTTGGGTCAATTATAGCATTTGCAATAATATTCTGGAGGCATAagcaaaagagaagagaaacaGCAGAGACAATGAACTTTACATCGATGAACAACGATCTACAAAGAGGAATGGGACCAAGAAGGTTTTCTTATAACGAGCTTGCTTCAGCTACCCACAACTTTTCAAAAGAGAGGAAGTTGGGTGAAGGAGGGTTTGGCGCTGTTTACAAGGGGTATTTAACTGATAATTTAGACATGCCAATCGCtgtgaaaaaaatttcaagggggtcgaaacaaggaaagaaagaatacaTCACCGAGGTGAAGATCATTAGTCGACTAAGGCACCGGAATCTTTTGCAACTCATAGGATGGAGCCATGATAACAAAGGTGAGTTCCTACTTGTCTATGAGTTTATGCCAAATGGTAGCCTTGATGCACACCTCTTTGGGAAGACGAGTCCTCTCCCTTGGGTAATGAGATACAAGATATCCCTTGGATTGGCCTATGCATTgctttatcttcatgaagagtGGGAGCAATGTGTGGTGCATCGGGATATCAAATCCAGCAATGTCATGCTAGACTCTAGTTTCATTGTCAAGCTTGGTGACTTTGGATTAGCTCGGCTTATGGATCACGAGGTAGGACCCCAAACAACTAGGTTGGCCGGAACTTTAGGATACATGGCTCCAGAATACATAAGCACAGGTAGAGCTAGTAAAGAGTCGGACGTATATAGCTTTGGGGTTGTTGCATTAGAAATTGCTACCGGAAAAAGGTCAGGTTATCCTATTGAAAATGATTCTGACATAGGGTTGGTCCAATGGATTTGGAATCTTTATGGGAGAGGAGATCTTCTTTTGGCTGTGGATGAGAAGATGCAAAATGAATTTGACGAAAAACAGGTGGAGTGCTTAATGATTGTTGGTCTTTGGTGTGCTTACCCAGATCGTTGTCTCAGGCCCTCCATTAGGCAAGCAATTCACGTTCTTAATTTTGATACAACAACACCAAATCTTCCAATACAGATGCCTGTTCCTTTGTATCTACCTATACCATTAGTCAGCTCTGGTGAACCTTTGATAACTACAAGCCTTGAAGAGGGTCGTTAA